One Brassica napus cultivar Da-Ae chromosome C4, Da-Ae, whole genome shotgun sequence genomic region harbors:
- the LOC106391015 gene encoding serine/threonine-protein kinase STY13: MGSGTGFYSDQLDPKWVVDPQHLFVGPKIGEGFHAKIYEGKYKNKTVAIKIIKKGESPEEIAKRDSRFAREVSMLSKVQHKNLVKFIGACKEPIMVIVTELLLGGTLRKYLVSLRPGRLDIRLAVGFALDIARAMECLHSHGIIHRDLKPENLILTADYKTVKLADFGLAREESLTEMMTAETGTYRWMAPELYSTVTLRQGEKKHYNHKVDAYSFAIVLWELIHNKLPFEGMSNLQAAYAAAFKNVRPSADDLPEDLAMIVTSCWKEDPNDRPNFTEIIQLLLRYLSTISAPELVPPSMKRVFSSENTVLPPESPRTCSLMAVRDGDQITTDTNSPEKEGRGSFFFCC; this comes from the exons atggGATCTGGAACTGGGTTTTACTCAGATCAACTAGATCCTAAATGGGTCGTTGATCCTCAACATCTCTTTGTTGGTCCCAAGATTGGTGAAGGATTTCATGCCAAAATCTATGAAGGAAA gtataaaaacaaaacagttGCTATAAAGATTATTAAAAAGGGAGAATCTCCTGAAGAGATCGCCAAAAGAGATAGCAGATTTGCAAGAGAGGTCTCTATGTTGTCTAAAGTTCAACACAAGAATTTGGTCAAG tTCATTGGAGCTTGCAAAGAACCAATCATGGTTATAGTCACTGAGCTTTTACTCGGTGGTACATTGCGTAAATACCTTGTGAGTTTGCGTCCAGGGCGTTTGGACATACGTTTAGCTGTTGGGTTTGCTCTTGACATTGCTCGAGCAATGGAATGTTTACACTCTCATGGAATCATTCATCGTGACCTCAAACCAG AGAACTTGATCTTGACCGCAGATTACAAGACCGTTAAACTAGCGGATTTCGGTTTAGCTAGGGAAGAGTCACTAACCGAGATGATGACTGCAGAAACTGGTACTTATCGTTGGATGGCTCCTGAG CTTTATAGCACGGTCACATTGAGGCAAGGTGAGAAAAAACACTATAACCACAAGGTAGATGCGTACAGCTTCGCCATTGTCTTGTGGGAGCTTATCCACAACAAGTTACCTTTTGAAGGCATGTCAAATCTCCAAGCTGCTTACGCTGCTGCATTCAAG AACGTGAGGCCGAGTGCAGATGATTTACCGGAGGATTTAGCAATGATAGTAACATCTTGCTGGAAAGAAGATCCAAACGACAGACCAAACTTCAcagagattattcaacttctcTTACGTTACCTCTCCACAATCTCAGCACCGGAGCTTGTTCCTCCCTCAATGAAACGTGTTTTCTCGTCAGAAAACACCGTTCTGCCACCAGAATCGCCGAGAACTTGCTCACTGATGGCTGTTAGAGACGGAGATCAGATTACTACAGACACAAACTCGCCTGAGAAGGAAGGCAGAGGAAGCTTCTTTTTCTGCTGCTAA
- the LOC106437094 gene encoding ribosomal RNA-processing protein 8-like yields MKEEAASRNGKRKRQRNPKTPKEEPNETPKNQNNDKKRQRDTKTQKSNQHGGSSALSKRPTPSNFLDTLREKLSGGNFRRLNEKLYTCSGKEALDYFNEDPTLFDMYHTGYQQQMTNWPELPVNSIINWLSSRRSSLVVADFGCGDARIAKSVKNKVFSFDLVSKDPSVIACDMSNTPLESSSVDVAVFCLSLMGTNYSSYIKEAHRVLRPSGWLLIAEVKSRFDPNNGGADPKDFVKAVSDLGFSSSLKDFSNKMFILLHFKKKEQFNSNKKKIEWPELKACLYKRR; encoded by the exons ATGAAAGAGGAAGCTGCGAGCAGAAACGGGAAGAGGAAGAGACAacgaaaccctaaaactcctAAAGAAGAGCCTAACGAGACACCGAAGAACCAAAACAACGACAAAAAGCGTCAAAGAGATACCAAAACCCAGAAAAGCAACCAACATGGAGGATCTTCAGCTTTGTCGAAACGACCTACACCTTCCAACTTTCTCGACACg CTTCGAGAGAAACTATCAGGAGGGAACTTCAGGAGGCTCAATGAGAAGCTCTACACTTGCTC TGGAAAAGAAGCTTTAGACTACTTCAATGAAGATCCAACCTTGTTTGATATG tATCATACAGGGTATCAGCAACAAATGACAAATTGGCCTGAGCTTCCTGTCAACTCTATTATCAATTGGTTATCGTCTCGAAGATCTTCTTTAGTTGTGGCTGATTTTGGCTGTG GTGATGCAAGAATTGCAAAGAGTGTGAAGAACAAAGTTTTCTCCTTTGATCTTGTCTCAAAGGATCCATCTGTTATTGCCTGTGATATGTCAAAT ACTCCGCTTGAGTCTTCATCAGTAGATGTTGCTGTTTTCTGCCTTTCACTGATGGGAACAAACTATTCTAGTTACATCAAAGAGGCACATCGAGTTCTTCGTCCAAG TGGTTGGCTTCTTATAGCTGAAGTCAAAAGCAGGTTTGATCCAAACAATGGAGGAGCAGACCCAAAGGACTTTGTGAAAGCAGTTTCTGACCTTGGTTTTAGCTCGTCTTTAAag GACTTCTCGAATAAGATGTTCATCTTATTGCATTTCAAGAAAAAG GAGCAGTTTAATTCAAATAAGAAGAAAATCGAGTGGCCGGAGTTGAAAGCATGTTTATATAAACGTCGATGA